One window from the genome of Streptomyces sp. NBC_00708 encodes:
- a CDS encoding DUF397 domain-containing protein translates to MSDVSGLAWFKSSYSGNEGGACIEVAYNWHKSSYSNNEGGACVEVATCPHSIHVRDSKLSDGPTFAVDPAAWTAFLGHATAY, encoded by the coding sequence GTGAGCGACGTATCCGGACTGGCCTGGTTCAAGTCCAGCTACAGCGGCAACGAGGGCGGGGCCTGCATCGAAGTCGCTTACAACTGGCACAAGTCCAGCTACAGCAACAACGAGGGCGGGGCTTGCGTAGAGGTGGCCACCTGCCCCCACTCCATCCACGTCCGCGACAGCAAGCTCAGCGACGGGCCGACGTTCGCCGTCGACCCCGCCGCCTGGACCGCGTTCCTGGGGCACGCCACCGCGTACTGA
- a CDS encoding phage tail protein, with protein MTRAAVPGLPSRYPIGATLPALYADDDFAQRFTAGLDTVLAPVLSTLDNLPAYFDPALAPADFLPWLSSWVGAGIDPAWPEDRRRAAVARAVELHRRRGTRRGLTEHLRLCFGVEAEIVDGGGVTWSSEADSALPPAPTGELLVRVRPPAGHTVDETRVLAVVRASCPAHLTCRVEILPGAPADEPGSPT; from the coding sequence ATGACCAGGGCCGCCGTCCCCGGACTCCCGAGCCGTTACCCGATCGGGGCGACGCTGCCCGCCCTGTACGCGGACGACGACTTCGCCCAGCGCTTCACGGCGGGCCTGGACACGGTCCTCGCCCCGGTCCTCTCCACCCTCGACAACCTCCCGGCCTACTTCGACCCGGCGCTGGCCCCCGCGGACTTCCTGCCCTGGCTGTCCTCCTGGGTCGGCGCGGGCATCGACCCGGCCTGGCCGGAGGACCGCCGCCGCGCCGCCGTCGCCCGCGCCGTCGAACTCCACCGCCGCCGGGGCACCCGCCGGGGCCTCACGGAACACCTGCGCCTCTGCTTCGGCGTGGAGGCGGAGATCGTGGACGGCGGCGGCGTCACCTGGTCCTCGGAAGCGGACTCCGCGCTGCCGCCCGCCCCGACGGGCGAACTGCTGGTACGGGTCCGGCCCCCCGCCGGACACACGGTGGACGAGACCCGCGTCCTGGCCGTGGTCCGCGCCTCCTGCCCGGCGCACCTGACCTGCCGGGTCGAGATCCTGCCGGGCGCCCCGGCCGACGAACCAGGGAGCCCCACATGA
- a CDS encoding zinc ribbon domain-containing protein yields the protein MPIAARPTVRTAAVDDEPDGEPCPSCGTNNRPGRTFCRNCAKPLKPQAQAAKLPWWRTRWPFNRRVRAGSGRLLRGSLIALVIVGLLVAGFLLIPAGRFVVEDVRDKLGGTGEVSPLHVTATASAPGHPAKAATDGVTNSYWGAPKVGDALTAKFEDPFRLVGITVHTGVSTKPEVFQKGARPTRADLTITTKDGTTHEKTMTLADKPGEQTLRTGISDVVSVRFTIREAAGEGNGHPIALGEIEYFKRT from the coding sequence ATGCCGATAGCCGCGCGCCCCACGGTCCGTACGGCGGCGGTGGACGACGAACCGGACGGCGAGCCCTGCCCCTCCTGCGGGACGAACAACCGTCCGGGCCGCACGTTCTGCCGCAACTGCGCCAAGCCCCTGAAGCCGCAGGCCCAGGCGGCGAAACTGCCCTGGTGGCGCACCCGCTGGCCGTTCAACCGCCGCGTCCGCGCGGGCTCGGGGCGGCTGCTGCGCGGCAGCCTGATCGCCCTGGTGATCGTGGGCCTCCTGGTCGCGGGCTTCCTGCTGATCCCGGCCGGGCGCTTCGTCGTGGAGGACGTACGCGACAAGCTCGGCGGCACGGGCGAGGTCTCCCCGCTCCACGTCACCGCGACCGCGTCCGCCCCCGGCCACCCGGCCAAGGCGGCGACGGACGGCGTGACGAACTCGTACTGGGGCGCCCCGAAGGTGGGCGACGCGCTGACCGCGAAGTTCGAGGACCCGTTCCGGCTGGTCGGCATCACGGTCCACACGGGCGTCTCGACCAAGCCGGAGGTCTTCCAGAAGGGCGCCAGGCCGACCCGGGCGGACCTGACCATCACGACGAAGGACGGCACGACCCACGAGAAGACGATGACCCTCGCCGACAAGCCGGGCGAGCAGACCCTGCGAACGGGCATCAGCGACGTTGTATCGGTCCGCTTCACGATCCGCGAGGCGGCGGGCGAGGGCAACGGGCACCCGATCGCCCTGGGCGAGATCGAGTACTTCAAGCGCACCTAG
- the glsA gene encoding glutaminase A, with amino-acid sequence MAGVLHNTGDTPDARTAQAAVSTGRLPTAEAVRAALDGVRRRFQEDRDGQVPDYIPELAEVDPELFGIAVAQVSGHVYAVGDADHPFSIQSVSKPFLFALVNQELGRDTVRTRIGVNSTGLPFNSILAVELNHGSPMNPMVNAGALATTALVPGESPEERWEFIHRGLSRFAGRELHVDERVYASESGTNQRNESIARLLDSYGALARDPVATTDLYTRQCSLTVSARDLAVMGATLANGGVCPLTGEQVVDAGVCHDTLSALATAGLYERSGDWLYEVGMPGKSGVSGGIITVAPGKGGLGVFSPRLDEAGNSVRGQRVAHFLSAALGMDLFASTAHEARPR; translated from the coding sequence ATGGCCGGCGTGCTCCACAACACCGGGGACACCCCGGACGCCCGGACGGCGCAGGCGGCCGTCTCCACCGGGCGGCTCCCGACCGCCGAGGCCGTACGGGCGGCCCTGGACGGCGTGCGCCGGCGGTTCCAGGAGGACCGCGACGGGCAGGTCCCCGACTACATCCCGGAACTCGCCGAGGTCGATCCCGAGCTGTTCGGCATCGCCGTCGCCCAGGTGAGCGGCCATGTGTACGCGGTCGGTGACGCGGACCACCCGTTCTCGATCCAGTCCGTCTCGAAGCCGTTCCTGTTCGCCCTGGTCAACCAGGAGCTCGGGCGCGACACCGTCCGCACCCGGATCGGGGTCAACAGCACGGGCCTGCCGTTCAACTCGATCCTGGCCGTCGAGCTGAATCACGGCAGCCCGATGAACCCCATGGTCAACGCGGGCGCCCTGGCCACCACGGCCCTGGTGCCGGGCGAATCACCCGAGGAGCGCTGGGAGTTCATTCACCGGGGCCTCTCCCGCTTCGCGGGCCGCGAACTGCACGTGGACGAGCGGGTGTACGCCTCCGAGTCCGGCACCAACCAGCGCAACGAGTCGATCGCCCGCCTGCTGGACAGCTACGGGGCCCTCGCCCGGGACCCCGTCGCCACCACCGACCTCTACACCCGCCAGTGCTCCCTGACCGTCTCCGCCCGCGACCTCGCGGTCATGGGCGCGACCCTCGCCAACGGCGGCGTCTGCCCCCTCACGGGCGAGCAGGTGGTGGACGCCGGAGTCTGCCACGACACCCTCTCCGCGCTGGCCACGGCGGGCCTGTACGAGCGCAGCGGCGACTGGCTGTACGAGGTGGGCATGCCGGGCAAGAGCGGGGTGTCCGGCGGCATCATCACCGTCGCCCCCGGCAAGGGCGGCCTCGGCGTGTTCTCACCCCGCCTGGACGAGGCGGGCAACAGCGTCCGAGGCCAGCGCGTCGCCCACTTCCTCTCTGCGGCGCTCGGCATGGACCTGTTCGCCTCGACGGCCCATGAGGCCCGCCCCCGGTGA
- a CDS encoding pyridoxal 5'-phosphate synthase: protein MTDALDPVARQSFLDLLHAQRVWDTDLPAFGPEGAPPTPHALFFDWFAEAVAAGQAEPHTMHLATADADGLPDVRTLMLHDVDERGWHFATHSTSAKGGQLAARPYAALGFYWPAQGRQVRVRGAVTACPTAESAADLHARSTGALASALVGHQSEILDSPADLARASDAAWDRAREEPDAEVASWTRYVVEPREAEFFQGDARRRHVRLRYRRTADPATGAGAWERERLWP, encoded by the coding sequence ATGACCGACGCACTCGATCCCGTCGCCCGGCAGTCCTTCCTCGATCTGCTGCACGCCCAGCGCGTCTGGGACACCGATCTCCCCGCCTTCGGCCCGGAGGGCGCGCCGCCCACACCGCACGCCCTCTTCTTCGACTGGTTCGCCGAGGCCGTCGCCGCCGGGCAGGCCGAGCCGCACACCATGCACCTGGCCACCGCGGACGCCGACGGCCTGCCCGACGTACGGACGCTGATGCTGCACGACGTGGACGAGCGCGGCTGGCACTTCGCCACGCATTCCACCAGCGCGAAGGGCGGCCAGCTCGCCGCCCGCCCGTACGCCGCGCTCGGCTTCTACTGGCCGGCCCAGGGCCGCCAGGTCCGCGTCCGGGGCGCCGTCACGGCGTGCCCCACCGCCGAGAGCGCCGCCGACCTGCACGCCCGCTCGACCGGGGCCCTCGCTTCCGCCCTGGTCGGGCACCAGAGCGAGATCCTGGACTCACCGGCCGACCTCGCCCGCGCCTCCGACGCCGCCTGGGACCGGGCACGCGAGGAGCCGGACGCGGAGGTGGCGAGCTGGACGCGGTACGTGGTCGAGCCGCGCGAGGCGGAGTTCTTCCAGGGCGACGCCCGCCGCCGCCACGTCCGCCTGCGGTACCGCCGCACGGCGGACCCGGCGACGGGGGCGGGGGCGTGGGAGCGCGAGCGGCTGTGGCCGTGA
- a CDS encoding VOC family protein, whose product MAAFAQSAPCWVDVQLPDLEAGKRFYGELFGWTFRPDGPRADALSDGRLVAALAAKKDGRMPTAWGVYFATDDIKASVARVRAAGGQVIIEPVAAGRDGVLAQAADPAGAVFGLWQAGERAGFRKQNEPGSFCWTEVHTRSKERVDPFYEEVFGFRCADVDDSPPDVPDTDERRVDFRTWSPPGTEPGPDTAVGGRSVITDAFPAELPSHFLNYFNVADCDETVRTVQRLGGRVTEPPLDIPYGRMAVLQDDQGAEFAVLQEPVS is encoded by the coding sequence ATGGCCGCATTCGCGCAGTCCGCACCGTGCTGGGTGGATGTACAGCTCCCCGACCTGGAGGCGGGCAAGCGCTTCTACGGCGAGCTGTTCGGCTGGACCTTCCGGCCGGACGGCCCCCGCGCCGACGCCCTCAGCGACGGCAGGCTCGTCGCCGCGCTGGCCGCGAAGAAGGACGGCCGGATGCCGACCGCCTGGGGCGTCTACTTCGCGACCGACGACATCAAGGCGTCCGTCGCCCGGGTCCGCGCGGCCGGCGGCCAGGTGATCATCGAACCGGTCGCGGCCGGCCGGGACGGGGTGCTCGCCCAGGCCGCCGACCCGGCCGGCGCGGTCTTCGGCCTCTGGCAGGCCGGCGAGCGCGCGGGCTTCCGGAAGCAGAACGAACCCGGCTCCTTCTGCTGGACCGAGGTCCACACCCGGTCCAAGGAGCGCGTCGACCCCTTCTACGAGGAGGTCTTCGGCTTCCGCTGCGCGGACGTCGACGACTCGCCCCCGGACGTCCCGGACACCGACGAGCGCCGCGTCGACTTCCGTACGTGGTCCCCGCCCGGCACCGAACCGGGCCCCGACACGGCGGTCGGCGGGCGCAGCGTCATCACGGACGCGTTCCCGGCCGAGCTGCCCAGCCACTTCCTGAACTACTTCAACGTCGCGGACTGCGACGAGACGGTGCGGACCGTCCAGCGGCTCGGCGGCCGGGTCACCGAACCCCCGCTGGACATCCCCTACGGGCGGATGGCGGTCCTCCAGGACGACCAGGGCGCCGAGTTCGCCGTACTTCAGGAGCCTGTGTCCTGA
- the htpX gene encoding zinc metalloprotease HtpX produces the protein MARTRSRYATDRGLTTRMVTTMFLIGLLYVVLVGVLLAVLRGAWPIILVLTGGMFVAQFWFSDRIAAFSMGAREVSPAEAPELHGAIDRICALADMPKPRVAVAESDVPNAFATGRSQKSSLVCATTGLLRRLEPEELEGVLAHEMSHVAHRDVAVMTIASFLGVLAGIITRVALWGGFARNSRSNDPMGILILLIPLVSAVVYALSFLLTRVLSRYRELSADRTAALLTGRPSALASALTKVSGQMARIPTEDLRKAEPYNAFYFVPAFASKESIGRLLSTHPTLEQRLDQLARISADLSRP, from the coding sequence ATGGCCAGAACCCGTAGCCGGTACGCCACCGACCGTGGCCTGACCACCCGCATGGTGACGACCATGTTCCTGATCGGGCTGCTGTACGTGGTGCTGGTCGGCGTACTCCTGGCCGTACTGCGCGGGGCCTGGCCGATCATCCTGGTCCTGACCGGCGGCATGTTCGTCGCCCAGTTCTGGTTCAGTGACCGGATCGCGGCGTTCAGCATGGGCGCCCGGGAGGTCTCCCCCGCCGAGGCGCCCGAGCTGCACGGTGCGATCGACCGGATCTGCGCTCTTGCCGACATGCCGAAACCACGCGTGGCCGTCGCGGAGAGCGATGTGCCGAACGCGTTCGCGACGGGGCGCAGCCAGAAGTCCTCGCTCGTCTGCGCCACGACGGGCCTGCTGCGCAGACTGGAGCCGGAGGAGCTGGAGGGCGTGCTCGCGCACGAGATGTCGCACGTGGCGCACCGCGATGTCGCCGTGATGACGATCGCCTCGTTCCTCGGCGTGCTGGCCGGGATCATCACCCGGGTCGCGCTGTGGGGCGGCTTCGCCCGCAACAGCCGCAGCAACGATCCGATGGGCATCCTGATCCTGCTGATTCCGCTGGTCAGCGCGGTCGTCTACGCCCTGAGCTTCCTGCTCACCCGGGTGCTCTCCCGCTATCGCGAGCTGTCCGCCGACCGCACGGCCGCCCTGCTGACCGGCCGCCCCTCGGCCCTGGCCTCCGCGCTCACCAAGGTGAGCGGCCAGATGGCCCGGATTCCGACGGAGGACCTGCGGAAGGCGGAGCCGTACAACGCCTTCTACTTCGTCCCGGCCTTCGCCTCGAAGGAGAGCATCGGCCGGCTGCTCTCCACCCACCCGACGCTCGAACAGCGCCTCGACCAGCTGGCCCGCATCTCGGCCGACCTGTCCCGCCCGTAA
- a CDS encoding TetR/AcrR family transcriptional regulator, producing the protein MTGQVRTVDGRVAGRRGQATRQKLLDCLSEMLSSSPYRDVKVIDVARKAGTSPATFYQYFPDVEGAVLELAEDVAKEGAGMTELVAGRSWVGKSGWQTSEQLVEGFLDFWRRNDAILRVIDLGAAEGDKRFNKIRMKILNSVTGSLTESVKELQAKGKVDKDVSAAAMAGSLVVMLAGVASHQKGFTAWGVKQAELKPNLALLVHLGITGKKPTK; encoded by the coding sequence ATGACAGGACAAGTACGCACCGTCGACGGCCGCGTGGCCGGTCGGCGCGGTCAGGCGACGCGGCAGAAGCTGCTCGACTGCCTCAGCGAGATGCTCAGCTCCTCGCCGTACCGGGACGTCAAAGTCATCGACGTCGCCCGGAAGGCGGGGACTTCACCCGCGACTTTCTACCAGTACTTCCCCGACGTCGAGGGCGCCGTTCTCGAACTCGCCGAAGACGTGGCGAAGGAGGGTGCCGGAATGACCGAACTGGTCGCCGGACGCTCCTGGGTCGGCAAGTCGGGCTGGCAGACCTCCGAACAACTCGTGGAGGGATTCCTCGACTTCTGGCGGCGCAACGACGCGATCCTGCGCGTGATCGACCTCGGGGCGGCCGAGGGCGACAAGCGGTTCAACAAGATCCGCATGAAGATCCTCAACTCCGTCACCGGCTCCCTCACCGAGTCCGTGAAGGAGCTGCAGGCCAAGGGCAAGGTCGACAAGGACGTCAGCGCCGCCGCGATGGCGGGCTCCCTGGTCGTCATGCTCGCCGGTGTCGCCTCGCACCAGAAGGGCTTCACCGCCTGGGGCGTCAAGCAGGCCGAACTCAAGCCGAACCTCGCCCTGTTGGTGCACCTCGGCATCACCGGCAAGAAGCCCACGAAGTAG
- a CDS encoding helix-turn-helix transcriptional regulator — MRIHRVRAGFTQKTAAEKLLISESLLGAVERAERIPSLDLLVAAEELFRADGALKACCDLVDEEKYAPKFLDWAKLERSARVVSAYETMLMPGLLQTQAYATALHRARVPAYSEAEIIQHVEARLERHAVLDRTPPPRVGFVIEESVLDRTLGGPAVLKEQLLHLLDCIERYNHLTVQVMPSAQHTHAGLNGPMQLMTTAEGRALLFAEGQGGDRLISKPEQVGDMFDLFGILRAQAHNPWKSVEVIETKVRQL; from the coding sequence ATGCGGATCCATCGCGTACGGGCGGGGTTCACGCAGAAGACGGCCGCCGAGAAGCTGCTGATCTCGGAGTCGCTGCTCGGCGCGGTGGAGCGGGCGGAACGGATTCCGTCGCTCGATCTGCTCGTCGCGGCGGAGGAGTTGTTCAGGGCGGACGGCGCGTTGAAGGCGTGCTGCGATCTGGTGGACGAGGAGAAGTACGCGCCCAAGTTCCTGGACTGGGCGAAGCTGGAGCGATCTGCCCGGGTGGTCAGCGCGTACGAGACGATGCTGATGCCGGGACTGCTTCAGACCCAGGCGTACGCGACTGCCCTGCACCGCGCCCGAGTTCCGGCGTATTCGGAAGCCGAGATCATCCAGCATGTCGAGGCGCGGTTGGAACGGCACGCGGTGCTGGACCGTACACCGCCGCCGCGCGTGGGATTCGTCATCGAGGAATCGGTGCTCGACCGCACATTGGGTGGTCCAGCGGTGCTCAAGGAGCAACTGCTGCACCTGCTGGACTGCATCGAGCGCTACAACCACCTGACCGTTCAGGTGATGCCGTCCGCGCAGCACACACACGCCGGATTGAACGGTCCGATGCAACTGATGACCACGGCAGAAGGCCGTGCTCTGCTGTTCGCGGAGGGGCAGGGCGGCGATAGGTTGATCTCGAAACCGGAGCAGGTGGGCGACATGTTCGACCTCTTCGGCATCCTGCGGGCCCAGGCGCACAACCCCTGGAAATCCGTAGAGGTCATCGAGACGAAGGTGAGACAACTGTGA
- a CDS encoding DUF4157 domain-containing protein produces MRGQDGAEKTGADRGGLAAARKPAAAAGMPATELLALQGSLGNAAVVQMLRAAGHAPDRHSHGPGCGHEDAVQRSAVTDVLRSGGRPLDSAVRSEMESRLGADFSDVRIHTDAAAKASAAEVGARAYTSGHHVVIGDGGADKHTLAHELTHVIQQRQGPVAGTDNGSGLRVSDPSDRFERAAEANATRVMRGPAPVQRAALADQGATVQRAHLGVVQRAPLAGYNPRVDYPQGVHAVKVNNTVGGVGIEMMGELFPGQLGTGEAPKVQPAWWPPGGTAIGDWFRSYMVQGHLLNHNLGGSGKHLENLTPLVKQANSQHHAKVEKGLKDAILKDGYTARYHVTADFSFHPTSADMNMTPGSQEAKDFDDHYKYGLPGKIRAEYTLYNAKGKEVGGDAWEIWNNNK; encoded by the coding sequence ATGCGCGGCCAGGACGGCGCCGAGAAGACCGGCGCGGATCGAGGGGGGCTCGCGGCGGCCCGTAAGCCCGCTGCCGCCGCCGGTATGCCCGCCACCGAACTCCTCGCCCTCCAGGGCAGCCTGGGGAACGCGGCCGTCGTCCAGATGCTGCGGGCCGCCGGTCACGCGCCGGACCGGCACAGCCACGGCCCCGGGTGCGGCCACGAGGACGCGGTGCAGCGCTCGGCCGTCACGGACGTGCTGCGCTCGGGCGGCCGGCCGCTGGACAGCGCCGTCCGCAGCGAGATGGAGTCCCGGCTCGGGGCGGACTTCTCCGACGTACGCATCCACACCGACGCCGCCGCCAAGGCATCGGCCGCCGAGGTCGGGGCCCGCGCCTACACCTCCGGCCACCACGTCGTCATCGGGGACGGCGGGGCCGACAAGCACACGCTCGCCCACGAGCTGACCCACGTCATCCAGCAGCGCCAGGGCCCGGTCGCCGGTACGGACAACGGCTCGGGGCTGCGCGTATCGGACCCGTCCGACCGGTTCGAGCGGGCGGCGGAGGCCAACGCGACCCGGGTCATGCGCGGCCCCGCTCCCGTACAGCGCGCGGCCCTCGCGGACCAGGGCGCCACGGTCCAGCGCGCACACCTCGGGGTCGTACAGCGTGCCCCGCTGGCGGGCTACAACCCGCGCGTCGACTACCCGCAGGGCGTCCATGCCGTGAAGGTCAACAACACGGTGGGCGGCGTGGGGATCGAAATGATGGGCGAACTCTTCCCCGGCCAGCTCGGGACGGGCGAGGCCCCCAAGGTGCAGCCCGCGTGGTGGCCGCCGGGCGGGACCGCGATCGGGGACTGGTTCAGGAGCTACATGGTGCAGGGGCACCTCCTGAACCACAATCTGGGCGGCTCGGGCAAGCACCTGGAGAACCTGACCCCGCTGGTCAAGCAGGCCAACAGCCAGCATCACGCGAAGGTCGAGAAGGGCCTCAAGGACGCCATTCTCAAGGACGGGTACACCGCCCGGTACCACGTGACGGCGGACTTCAGTTTCCACCCGACATCGGCCGATATGAACATGACGCCCGGGTCCCAGGAGGCCAAGGACTTCGACGATCACTACAAGTACGGCCTCCCCGGGAAGATCAGGGCCGAGTACACCCTGTACAACGCCAAGGGGAAGGAAGTGGGTGGGGACGCGTGGGAGATCTGGAACAACAACAAGTAG
- a CDS encoding cytochrome P450, giving the protein MTETQSEPIAFPQDRTCPYHPPTGYPSASRGQRSVSRVRLFDGRTVWLVTGHAEARALLADPRLSSDRAHPDFPLFAPRLAAVKQRRVELLGVDDPEHNAQRRMLIPSFTLRRTAALRPRIQETVDRLLDAMAEQGPPAELVDAFALPVPSMVICALLGVPYDDHDFFEDRSRRLLRGPEPADVVAAREDLDAYFRDLIALKRRDPGDGLLDELIAKHLETGAMGGEELVRLAEILLVAGHETTANMISLGTFTLLRHPDQLARLTGGDADAVQAAVEELLRFLSIADGLSRVAVEDIEIGGETLRAGDGVLLSTAVINRDASVYAEPDELDLGREARGHVAFGFGIHQCLGQNLARAELEIALPALFRRLPGLRLAVEPEEIPVKPGDTIQGLLELPVTW; this is encoded by the coding sequence ATGACAGAGACCCAGTCCGAGCCCATTGCCTTCCCGCAGGACCGCACCTGTCCCTACCACCCGCCCACCGGTTACCCGAGCGCGAGCCGTGGCCAGCGGTCGGTGTCCCGCGTCCGCCTCTTCGACGGCCGTACGGTGTGGCTGGTGACCGGCCACGCCGAGGCGCGGGCGCTCCTCGCCGACCCCCGGCTGTCGTCCGACCGCGCGCACCCGGATTTCCCGCTCTTCGCGCCCCGGCTGGCGGCCGTCAAGCAGCGGCGCGTGGAACTGCTCGGGGTCGACGACCCGGAGCACAACGCCCAGCGCCGGATGCTGATCCCGAGCTTCACGCTCCGGCGCACGGCGGCGCTGCGGCCCCGCATCCAGGAGACCGTGGACCGGCTGCTGGACGCGATGGCGGAGCAGGGCCCGCCGGCCGAACTGGTCGACGCGTTCGCGCTGCCGGTGCCGTCCATGGTCATCTGCGCGCTCCTCGGTGTGCCGTACGACGATCACGACTTCTTCGAGGACCGGTCGCGCAGGCTGCTGCGCGGGCCGGAGCCGGCGGACGTGGTCGCGGCCCGGGAGGACCTGGACGCGTACTTCCGCGACCTGATCGCGCTCAAGCGGCGCGACCCGGGGGACGGGCTGCTGGACGAGCTGATCGCCAAGCACCTGGAGACGGGGGCGATGGGCGGGGAGGAGCTGGTCCGGCTGGCCGAGATCCTGCTCGTGGCCGGTCACGAGACGACCGCGAACATGATCTCGCTCGGCACGTTCACGCTGCTCCGGCACCCGGACCAGCTGGCCCGGCTGACCGGCGGCGACGCGGACGCGGTGCAGGCCGCCGTGGAGGAGCTGCTGCGCTTCCTGTCCATCGCGGACGGGCTCTCCCGGGTGGCGGTGGAGGACATCGAGATCGGCGGGGAGACGTTGCGGGCCGGGGACGGGGTGCTGCTGTCCACCGCCGTGATCAACCGGGACGCGTCCGTCTACGCGGAGCCGGACGAACTGGACCTCGGGCGCGAGGCGCGGGGCCATGTGGCGTTCGGCTTCGGCATCCACCAGTGCCTGGGCCAGAACCTCGCCCGCGCCGAACTGGAGATCGCGCTGCCCGCTCTCTTCCGCCGCCTGCCGGGCCTGCGGCTCGCGGTCGAACCGGAGGAGATCCCGGTCAAGCCGGGCGACACGATCCAGGGCCTGCTGGAACTGCCGGTGACCTGGTGA
- a CDS encoding type II toxin-antitoxin system PemK/MazF family toxin has protein sequence MSEIVPIRGRVYRADLGAGPKPWLVVSNNARNRALNDVLVVRITTSVKPPLASIVELEAGEPLVGRVLCDDLGPMYRDEIIGDLGALSNQTMVKVATALRHVLAL, from the coding sequence ATGAGCGAGATCGTTCCCATCCGTGGCCGCGTGTACCGCGCCGACCTCGGCGCAGGTCCCAAACCCTGGCTCGTGGTCTCGAACAACGCGCGCAACCGGGCGCTCAACGACGTCCTGGTCGTGCGCATCACTACGTCGGTGAAGCCTCCGTTGGCGAGCATCGTCGAGCTGGAGGCCGGTGAACCGCTCGTGGGGCGCGTGCTCTGCGACGACCTGGGCCCCATGTACAGGGACGAGATCATAGGAGACCTCGGCGCGCTCTCGAACCAGACGATGGTGAAGGTCGCCACGGCTCTACGGCACGTCCTCGCCCTCTGA
- a CDS encoding ferredoxin has protein sequence MRIDIDKDVCIGAGQCALAAPKVFTQDDDGLSELLPEAEPGPMVAEAVRACPVGAIRAGGDPGLPGVR, from the coding sequence ATGCGGATCGACATCGACAAGGACGTGTGCATCGGCGCCGGGCAGTGCGCCCTGGCCGCGCCGAAGGTGTTCACCCAGGACGACGACGGCCTGAGCGAACTCCTGCCGGAGGCGGAGCCGGGCCCGATGGTGGCGGAGGCGGTACGGGCGTGCCCGGTGGGGGCGATCAGGGCGGGCGGCGACCCCGGCCTGCCCGGCGTTCGATGA